In Rhodothermales bacterium, the sequence GGAGGGCGGTGAAGAAGTTGTTGAAGTGGTCGTACCGGCTGTCGTACCCCCCCGGGGCACGGTAGATCTCCTCGTTGGCCGCACGCAGATCGGGCCGCGCCGGCACGGGATACTTCTCCCGATACTCGGCCATGGACTGGTCCTGGATCGCTTGGGCGAACGTACTGATCGAGTAGCCGGGCTCCGGATTCGGCGCGAGCCGGCTCAGGGTCGTGCTGGATTCACCGATCGTGATCACCCCCTCGTTGCCGATGAAGCGGAAGGAGGTCCCGCCGCCGCCGCCGCCATCGGCGAAGTTGACCGAAAGGGCCACGGTGAACTCGGGGTGGGTGTCTGTCTTCGGGTAATCGTACAGACCCAGCATCACGTCCGGCGCATCGCGCCCGTCGAGCCAGTAGCGGAGGCCGCCAGTGGTCATCACCCGCGTCGGACCGTTGGAGCTTAGCACCAGGTGGATTCCTGAAAACAAGTGAACGAACAGGTCGCCAGGGATGCCAGTACCGTAATCGTAATAATTCCGCCAGCGGAAGAAGCGGACCGGGTCGAACGGCCGCTTGGTGGCGTGGCCCACGAAGTTGTCCCAATCGACGGTGGCTTCAGAGGCGTCGGGGGGTATCGAATACTGCCACGCCCCCTGGGCCGAGTTGCGGTTGATGCGGGCTTCGACCATGTTCAGCTGCCCGATGGCGCCGGACTGGTACAGGTCGCGCGCTTTTTCATAGGTCAGCGAGCTCACATGCTGGCTGCCGACAATCATCAGCTTGCCGGATTTTTTGACGGCCTGGAGCACCGCCGGCCCTTCCTCGATGTGCTGCACCATCGGTTTCTCGCAGTACACGGCCTTGCCGGCCTCGAGCGCGTCGATGGTGATCCGCTGGTGCCAGTGGTCCGGCGTGGCGATGATCACGGCGTCGACATCGCTTCGGCTCAGAATTTCGCGGTAGTCGCGTGTCGTGAAGATATCGTTCCCGAACGACTCCTTCGCGCGGATCAGCCGGCCGTCGTAGGCGTCGGCCGCGCCGACGAACTCGACACCTTCGACCTTGAGCGCGGTGCGGGTATCGCCGAAGCCCATCCCGCCCATACCGATCGTCGCCACACGGATACGGTCGTTCGGGCTGATTTTGGGGGCGCCGGACGGGCGGGAGAGGTCGAACGTGCGCGCGCCGGCCAGCGCCGGGCCGGCGGCTAATGCGACGGGGGTTGTAGCCGCAAGGCGAAGAAATTCGCGACGTGATGCGTGTTTGGACATGGTGTTCTCGGTTTAGGGACGAAGATTCAGGCGGAAAGCGCGTCGATCACGCCGCGCATATACGAAAAGGATTGTTTCATGCCGGGCATGGGATCGTCTGGGAAGATCTCGTATTCGAGGTTCACGTAGCCGGCGTAGTTCATGGCCATCAGCTGCTTGAAGAGGCCCACGACGGGCATCTCACCCTCGCCGACGGCGACCTGGCTGTCCCGATCCATCAGGTCGCTCAGGTCCTTGATGTGCATGTCGAGCACGCGGGGGCCGGCTTCGGCGATCGCCTCGACCACATCCACCCCTGTTCGCGTCGTGTGGCCGACATCCACGCAACAGCCGATGCGTGGGTCCATGTCTTTCACTACGGCCAGCACATCTTTCGGCCCCGGAAAGTACTGGTCTTCCGGCCCGTGATTGTGGATGGCGGCCATGATGTTGTATTCCTTGACGAACTTCTCGATACGTGGGACGACCTCGGGCTTGGGTGCGCAGACGATGAGCGGGAAGCCGCTGGCCTTCGCGTATTCGAAGACGGCGCGCACGTATTCGTCGGTGTCCTCATGGATGGTGATGGTGCCGCCGCCGACGATCTTCAGGCCGGCGCTTTCGAATTCCATCCGGCCGGCCTTGATTTCTGCCGGCGTACCCTCCTGTTCGAGGTGAAAGGATTTGATGTTGATATTCGTGATCCCCAGTTCCTTCACCATGGCGATCGCCTGGGGCCGCGTGAACTTGCGGAGCGAATAACTC encodes:
- a CDS encoding Gfo/Idh/MocA family oxidoreductase, translating into MSKHASRREFLRLAATTPVALAAGPALAGARTFDLSRPSGAPKISPNDRIRVATIGMGGMGFGDTRTALKVEGVEFVGAADAYDGRLIRAKESFGNDIFTTRDYREILSRSDVDAVIIATPDHWHQRITIDALEAGKAVYCEKPMVQHIEEGPAVLQAVKKSGKLMIVGSQHVSSLTYEKARDLYQSGAIGQLNMVEARINRNSAQGAWQYSIPPDASEATVDWDNFVGHATKRPFDPVRFFRWRNYYDYGTGIPGDLFVHLFSGIHLVLSSNGPTRVMTTGGLRYWLDGRDAPDVMLGLYDYPKTDTHPEFTVALSVNFADGGGGGGTSFRFIGNEGVITIGESSTTLSRLAPNPEPGYSISTFAQAIQDQSMAEYREKYPVPARPDLRAANEEIYRAPGGYDSRYDHFNNFFTALRSGGTVVEDAAYGYRAAAPALLSNLSYIEKRAVDWDPVAMKLTNAM
- a CDS encoding sugar phosphate isomerase/epimerase, with amino-acid sequence MSTRRDFFRTAAAGAAGAYAWPSLSPALRGSAPGRAAGVNLGVASYSLRKFTRPQAIAMVKELGITNINIKSFHLEQEGTPAEIKAGRMEFESAGLKIVGGGTITIHEDTDEYVRAVFEYAKASGFPLIVCAPKPEVVPRIEKFVKEYNIMAAIHNHGPEDQYFPGPKDVLAVVKDMDPRIGCCVDVGHTTRTGVDVVEAIAEAGPRVLDMHIKDLSDLMDRDSQVAVGEGEMPVVGLFKQLMAMNYAGYVNLEYEIFPDDPMPGMKQSFSYMRGVIDALSA